A window of Deltaproteobacteria bacterium contains these coding sequences:
- a CDS encoding HNH endonuclease yields IHTEIETLKEDGSGAEAEIEDRGHVPAETCRRLACDCARVHWHENQHGEPLNVGRKSRTIPPAIRRALKRRDQGCRFPGCTCSRFVDAHHIQHWADGGETSMDNLVLLCRVHHRLVHEGGFHVRFEAGRGAVFSMPDGRTIPQAPETRSRGNVFALMSGNRLNGLKITPGTSIPAWHGEIMDNSTAVDMLLQCE; encoded by the coding sequence TATTCACACCGAAATCGAGACACTGAAGGAAGACGGCAGCGGCGCCGAGGCGGAGATCGAAGACCGCGGCCACGTTCCCGCGGAAACGTGCCGCCGCCTGGCCTGCGATTGCGCCAGGGTTCACTGGCATGAGAATCAACACGGCGAACCGCTCAATGTCGGGCGCAAATCGCGCACCATTCCGCCGGCGATCCGGCGGGCCTTGAAACGCCGGGACCAGGGTTGCCGTTTTCCCGGCTGTACCTGTAGCCGGTTCGTGGATGCGCACCATATTCAGCACTGGGCGGATGGCGGCGAGACCTCGATGGATAACCTCGTTTTGTTGTGCCGCGTGCATCACCGGCTGGTGCACGAGGGCGGTTTTCACGTCCGCTTCGAAGCGGGCAGGGGCGCCGTTTTCAGCATGCCCGATGGCCGGACCATTCCGCAGGCGCCGGAAACGCGTTCCCGCGGGAACGTTTTTGCGCTCATGTCCGGTAATCGCTTGAACGGTTTGAAAATCACGCCCGGTACGTCAATTCCTGCGTGGCACGGCGAGATAATGGACAACTCAACGGCGGTTGATATGTTGTTGCAGTGTGAATAG